Within Thermococcus celer Vu 13 = JCM 8558, the genomic segment GCCAGGTGGCAGCTTAAGTACTACCTCTACCTCTTGCGGAAGGTGGGGGTCGAGGCGGTCGGGGTTATTTCCTACCCGAAGGAGGGAACGCGCGAGGAAATTGAACTCACGGATGAGGATGTAAGGACACTTGAAGGGGCCCTGAAAGAAATAGAAAGGATTATATCCCTTGAGAATCCACCCCCTGCCGAGAAAAAGCCCTACTGTCGGCGCTGTGCGTACAGGGACTTCTGCTGGGTGTGAATCATGGAACGGGATGAACTCGAAAAGCTGATGAAAGAAAAACTGGCGAAGCCGGACAGGAGCCTATACGATCACTCCCTCGGGGCCATGAGGATAGCACGTGAACTGCTGAGGAAAATCCCCCACGACCCGGAGCTGGAAGACTGCCTCCTCGAGCACGTCTTCCTCCACGACGTCGGCAAGCTTGACGACAGGTTCCAG encodes:
- the cas4 gene encoding CRISPR-associated protein Cas4 translates to MRVTGVMVQYYFTCPRELWFFSRSITFDFENEDMLIGRLIHEESFERGWKEVSLGGAKLDVVFQGEGVRVVEVKKSSKLKEPARWQLKYYLYLLRKVGVEAVGVISYPKEGTREEIELTDEDVRTLEGALKEIERIISLENPPPAEKKPYCRRCAYRDFCWV